Proteins encoded together in one bacterium window:
- a CDS encoding peptidylprolyl isomerase, whose protein sequence is MKKTKLHSFELRPKIKVRRFLVKVSSDSMAPEALKKAQSFYEQVKQKPQGFADLAKEHSEDKESARNGGLLDFFSSGSYDRDFERAAFRLTDPNQISDIVRTASGYEIVQLVERLKASEKPLEDVQEEIVNTLKAKRSLTKLKSDLEVMMQKAKSDNSVVDQFIKDFKLDKKESDWLTKDDAEVKNVTGVLAKHLFSRSEKQSKIGYFFNSGVYVIYHLVDAQKSFVPKLEDIKSKVLEHYYKNTAKNNLKAVIKEIKFTVFNKKMTFEEGVKKHNIKLIYTGFVKKDDVVSSLKNAGNLNKEMFALTSPEQLFQYRHGDMYYLVQMQEAKSADKEDSAKMQAKSGAEHKVINNAQQMRAFIASLQRNATIDIDKTVLKGHQGS, encoded by the coding sequence ATGAAAAAAACAAAACTGCACTCTTTCGAATTGCGGCCTAAAATTAAAGTCCGTCGTTTTTTAGTAAAGGTGAGTTCAGACAGTATGGCGCCAGAGGCATTGAAAAAGGCGCAGTCTTTTTATGAGCAAGTCAAGCAAAAACCACAAGGATTTGCTGATTTGGCAAAAGAACATTCTGAAGATAAAGAGTCTGCTAGAAATGGTGGCTTGCTTGATTTCTTCTCAAGCGGTTCTTATGATCGCGATTTTGAGCGCGCTGCCTTCCGTTTGACGGATCCAAATCAAATCTCTGACATAGTTCGTACCGCATCGGGCTATGAAATCGTTCAGTTGGTTGAACGTCTTAAAGCTAGCGAAAAGCCGCTCGAAGATGTTCAAGAAGAGATTGTTAACACACTTAAAGCTAAGCGCTCATTAACTAAATTAAAGAGTGATTTGGAAGTAATGATGCAAAAGGCAAAGTCAGATAACAGCGTGGTTGATCAATTTATCAAAGATTTTAAACTTGATAAAAAAGAAAGCGATTGGCTGACAAAAGATGATGCCGAAGTTAAAAATGTAACTGGTGTGCTGGCAAAGCATCTTTTTTCTCGCAGCGAAAAGCAATCAAAGATTGGCTATTTTTTTAATTCTGGTGTTTATGTCATTTACCATCTTGTTGATGCTCAGAAAAGTTTTGTACCTAAACTTGAAGATATCAAGAGTAAAGTACTTGAGCATTATTATAAAAATACTGCCAAAAACAATCTCAAGGCCGTTATTAAAGAAATTAAATTTACGGTATTTAATAAAAAAATGACCTTCGAAGAAGGCGTTAAAAAGCACAATATAAAGCTTATTTATACTGGTTTTGTTAAAAAAGATGATGTGGTAAGTTCGTTGAAAAACGCTGGCAATCTGAATAAGGAAATGTTTGCTTTAACAAGTCCAGAACAGCTGTTTCAGTATCGTCATGGCGATATGTACTATCTTGTACAAATGCAAGAAGCAAAATCGGCCGACAAAGAAGACTCTGCAAAAATGCAAGCCAAGTCGGGGGCTGAGCATAAAGTTATAAATAATGCGCAACAAATGCGAGCGTTTATTGCATCTTTGCAAAGAAATGCTACAATAGATATTGATAAAACCGTCTTAAAAGGCCATCAAGGCTCATAA
- the miaA gene encoding tRNA (adenosine(37)-N6)-dimethylallyltransferase MiaA, giving the protein MKNDKKFIFIITGPTASGKTACADQLAHLLDCEVINVDVGQFYTPLSVGTAKPDWKNFTYPCHLFDIISEPKDLTVVHYRTLVIDKIKEIQDRGRIPILVGGSLFYIKSIFFPPHEFNTIDQFDETRTSDIKPDDLWDSLYVIDPDRAAKIHKNDTYRLQRALHIWQKTGQKPSSFLPKVHVPFNTILISLVPEKEFLRDQIKKRTIEMITHDGWIKEAKKLIGTEWETFLEAKGLIGYSEIFAWLKNGAIVSDLDALINTIQLETIHYAKRQLTFLKGFIQLINKYQEQYKQEEYVIITETIKQVTRQEIERIAALTKRLGKNVDLR; this is encoded by the coding sequence ATGAAAAACGATAAGAAATTTATTTTTATAATTACTGGGCCAACCGCTTCAGGAAAAACGGCATGTGCCGATCAACTTGCACATCTGTTAGATTGCGAAGTTATTAATGTTGATGTTGGCCAATTTTATACACCGTTGTCTGTTGGAACGGCAAAGCCCGACTGGAAAAATTTTACTTATCCGTGCCATTTATTTGATATTATCAGCGAACCGAAAGATTTGACTGTTGTTCATTACCGAACGTTAGTGATTGACAAAATTAAAGAAATTCAGGATCGAGGACGTATCCCTATTTTGGTGGGCGGTTCTCTTTTTTACATTAAATCTATTTTTTTCCCACCTCATGAGTTTAATACCATTGATCAGTTTGATGAGACACGGACAAGCGATATTAAGCCAGATGATTTGTGGGATTCTTTATATGTTATAGACCCCGATAGAGCGGCAAAAATTCATAAAAATGATACGTATCGCTTGCAACGCGCCTTGCATATTTGGCAAAAAACTGGACAAAAACCATCATCATTTTTGCCAAAGGTCCATGTTCCCTTTAACACTATCCTTATATCTCTGGTGCCGGAAAAAGAATTTTTGCGCGATCAAATAAAGAAACGTACCATCGAAATGATTACACATGACGGTTGGATTAAGGAAGCAAAAAAGCTTATAGGAACCGAGTGGGAAACGTTTTTAGAGGCAAAGGGACTCATTGGTTATTCAGAAATTTTTGCATGGCTTAAAAATGGTGCGATAGTTTCTGATCTTGACGCATTAATCAATACAATTCAGCTAGAAACCATTCATTATGCCAAGCGTCAATTGACATTTCTTAAGGGGTTCATACAATTAATAAACAAATATCAAGAGCAATATAAACAAGAAGAATACGTGATTATTACAGAAACCATAAAACAAGTAACACGTCAAGAAATTGAACGAATAGCAGCGCTGACAAAACGACTTGGAAAAAATGTGGATCTGCGATAA
- a CDS encoding SurA N-terminal domain-containing protein, with product MKKWSSILWVVFVAMALGSGVTLIFKSGPGLDNFKVATINGKKVSYARYRRAMHDVQERINSLQEYARMIGISDEMLLKSLFGASDPYQMALDRCIKDELIDQVKDSLSVKVDADYFKEEFLKLLPNKFIDQNGSLNMEAHRAYLESFVHNTS from the coding sequence ATGAAAAAATGGAGTTCCATATTGTGGGTTGTCTTCGTAGCAATGGCACTCGGCAGTGGGGTTACCCTGATTTTCAAATCCGGTCCAGGGCTCGATAATTTTAAAGTAGCCACTATCAATGGTAAAAAAGTCTCATATGCCCGCTATCGACGTGCAATGCATGATGTTCAAGAGCGCATCAATTCTTTACAAGAGTATGCTCGCATGATTGGTATTTCTGATGAAATGCTGCTCAAGAGCTTGTTTGGAGCTAGCGACCCATATCAAATGGCACTTGATCGCTGTATCAAGGATGAGCTTATTGATCAGGTTAAAGATTCTTTATCAGTTAAAGTTGATGCAGATTATTTTAAAGAAGAGTTTTTGAAATTGTTGCCAAACAAATTTATTGATCAAAATGGTTCATTAAATATGGAGGCTCACCGGGCTTATCTTGAGTCGTTTGTCCACAACACCAGCTGA
- the recA gene encoding recombinase RecA — protein MTTASGNNTNRQDKARALEVAIAQIDKQFGKGSVMLLGQKPDLKVDVISTGSILIDHALGIGGLPRGRIIEIFGPEASGKTTLTLHAIAQTQKAGGTCAFIDAEHAMDPDYAASIGININDLIISQPDFGEQALDIAEMLIRSGAVDMLVIDSVAALVPKAELEGDMGDHHVGLQARLMSQALRKLTPVVHKSKTVLIFINQIRSKIGNVMPFGNNETTTGGNALKFYASIRLDIRRIATLKRPDGAFGNRVAVKVVKNKMAPPFKRVEVDLIFGQGISSELEIIDVAIEQGVIKQTGAWFTYKDAKIAQGRDNCFKKLVEDKKLFEEIFALVHDKMSQQVVVE, from the coding sequence ATGACAACAGCAAGTGGAAATAATACAAACAGGCAAGATAAAGCAAGGGCTTTAGAAGTTGCGATTGCGCAGATTGATAAGCAATTTGGCAAAGGCTCGGTTATGCTTTTAGGCCAAAAACCTGATCTCAAGGTTGATGTTATATCGACTGGTTCGATTTTAATTGATCATGCATTGGGTATAGGCGGGTTGCCGCGCGGTAGAATCATTGAAATTTTTGGGCCAGAAGCTTCTGGTAAAACGACATTGACTCTGCATGCTATTGCGCAAACGCAAAAAGCGGGTGGTACGTGTGCTTTTATCGATGCTGAACATGCTATGGATCCTGACTATGCAGCAAGTATTGGGATTAATATTAATGATCTCATTATTTCGCAGCCAGATTTTGGCGAGCAAGCTTTAGATATCGCCGAAATGCTTATTCGCTCAGGTGCGGTAGATATGTTGGTTATTGACTCGGTTGCCGCATTGGTCCCTAAGGCCGAATTGGAAGGCGATATGGGCGACCATCATGTTGGGCTTCAAGCGCGGTTGATGTCTCAGGCTTTGAGAAAATTGACACCCGTAGTCCATAAATCAAAGACTGTCCTGATTTTTATTAATCAGATCAGAAGCAAAATTGGCAACGTTATGCCGTTTGGCAATAATGAAACAACTACAGGCGGCAATGCTTTGAAGTTTTATGCGTCTATCAGGCTTGATATACGTCGCATTGCGACGTTGAAGCGTCCAGATGGTGCCTTTGGTAATCGTGTTGCGGTCAAAGTTGTAAAAAATAAGATGGCGCCGCCATTTAAGCGGGTTGAGGTTGATCTTATTTTTGGGCAAGGAATTAGCTCAGAGCTTGAAATTATTGACGTTGCTATTGAGCAAGGCGTTATTAAGCAAACTGGTGCATGGTTTACTTATAAGGATGCTAAGATAGCTCAGGGTCGCGATAATTGTTTTAAAAAGTTAGTAGAAGATAAAAAATTGTTTGAAGAAATCTTTGCTTTGGTTCATGACAAAATGAGCCAGCAGGTTGTTGTTGAATAG